The segment TTTCATTAGCTCCTCTCTTTAAGGTTACGCATTCATTACTCATTTATCATGCTTCCCTTGCTTGATTGATAAAAGGGCTGGTTTTAgtactgaatttttttttaattagttttagtACTGAAAAATTGGTTGGACTTGACTATTTGCTTTACGTTAATTAAAGTAACAAGTAAAGAAAGAGTGTAAATAAAAGCGACGTAGATTAGAATCATGTGAAAGCTCAAACTCTTATCATGCTTGGATACGATGAAGTCCACGTagagtattttgtttttgtcatcATAATTAAAAACCATTATTAGCGAGTTAATGACGCATATGAGACGTGTTTAGCAGTTTATGTTCCATTAAACAAACATTtggtctatactattaaaaagtgTCTCGCAGTTATAAAGAACCCTTAATTGTAGAAATTGTGTTTGTCGAACCCACGAATGCATCAATGCGCGTCACGATAATCTCATGCATTGAACTTTGATTTAATAAggatgaaaattaaataaactatggtttttataaaattcaatgtacttacgttctattttttttaaagaaaaaaatgttcttATCCGGTTAATCAGAACATGTATCTCTTGTCTACATTCACCTAACTCCTTAAATCTAGGCCTTAATGCATTTATTAAAAGAATAACATGATATGTTTGAAACCATGTCACTTCAACAAGTGCTTACATGGAGTATTGGTCCTCTCGATTTTCTGCTTCAATGTTGCTCAATTTTGTGTTTCAATGAAGTTTTAGTTCTTGTTAGCTGATGAATCTGTACATAAAccatgtttttgtttgtttttcattcAATAAAACTTACCACTTATACACTGATTAAGTATATGATATGAAGCTAAAAAAATCACACCTGTGGATATATATATCTTCTCCACATATTAGTCATTTTAATTCGATAACTAAAATCCAGCACTGATATATGAAAAACAGATAGTATATACTCCACTTTGGAACaatacaaatttaattataacaCACCCAGCAAAAAAATCCGAGCAGAGAGTCAAAACCAACACTTTGACCAAGTGTCTGCGTGACAGGTGGATTTGTCTGCTTCATCAACAACATCTTTAACCACACTGTCTCATCATTCCACCATCTCcgttatttataaaacaaaataccaactcttcttcttcttcgtcgaaTATCttcaattaattaataataaattcctctatatatatacacacacacgtTCAAATCATTAGTCACCTGCTTAGATAAAAATCATAGAGAGATAGATAGTAACCCAACAGAAAAAATGGGAAGAGGTAGAAGAAGCTCATCGTCTTCATCGATAGAAAGTAGCTGCAAAAGCAACCCATTTGGTGGCTCTTCGAGTAATAATACTCGGAACCTAAGCACTGACCTGAGGCTCGGACTCAGCTTCGGCTCATCGTCCGGTCAATATTACAACGGCGGAGAAAATCATGAATATGAAGTCGTTGCGGCTGCTGATCAAGAAATGATCATGGAAGAAGAGCAAGAAGAAGATCAAAACGAGTGTAATAGTCTTGGAAGCTTCTACGTGAAGGTTAACATGGAAGGAGTTCCTATTGGAAGAAAGATCGATCTATATTCCCTTAGTGGGTATCATGATCTGATCACAACGCTTGATTACATGTTCAACGCCTCAATCCTATGTAAGAATCTATCTTTGCATGTAGACCATATCCCacttaatttatagtttttgttAAGAGAGATTCGTCAATGATATAACAAAGTCGATATAATTATGcatatatcttttcattttggcTCTTTTTTACTAAAGAACATGATCATTTCTATCTAGATAGttatagttatatatttttgcaTGTAGACCGTAAcacattatatatatgaattacgATGATTTATGTGTGCAAGAAGAGTGAGAGTATAGTGGTCGAGGAGTCAATGATAGTGAAAACTGAAACAGGGGCTGAGGAAGAAGAGATGTGTAGTGAGAAAAGTCATGTGCTAACATACGCAGACAAGGAAGATGACTGGATGATGGTTGGAGATGTTCCTTGGGAGTAagaactttaaaaaatatatattctctaaTTAAGCACATTGTAATTTTGATTAATAACTATAATATAATGATGTAGAAGTCTAATGGGGATTTAATTGATTATTGTGTAGGATGTTCTTGTCTAGCGTGAGAAGACTGAAGATCTCAAGAGCTTATCACTACTGATTTGACCAATACAGTGTGGCAAGTAGTTAGTTTTGTCATGATGTAAATCACTTTATCggaaattttattcaaaatttttgttTCTAGTTTTATTACGTAATGTTTTTTATTCGGTTATAACTTGCAAGGATGAATTTTTCTTTCAGATCCTTCGTTAGAAGGTTCATGTTTTGTtgtttattagattttttttttcagaaaaatcCCTAGCGATAATAAAACCAAATATTATATGAATCGATTTGGTACAATATTATCGTATTATTAATCAAATCAATATTCcatttgtataaataaaaaatctaagtTGAGTTTTATCACAAAcaatattttcagtttttttctctatttatgTGGAAATTCTCGAATGATTTGAGGTATAATAATGATTTTTAACCAAACACTGATAGTTAAgagttttgttatttaaaaaaaaaatacaattgagATATGATAAATAATTGCTAAGAAAACAAAACTTCAGTTACAAAGACTCATGTAGGAGATATATTACACTTGTTCTGCTCACCAATGcgtttaaaagttaaaaacccatacaaaaaaacaagaaaacaaaaaaaaaagataaaaagaaaaactcttAAAGCCACTCTGATTGTGTTCCTCACTGCACACAAATTtacaagaataaaaaaaaacaaaaaagaagagaggaagagcTAAAGCATCACACTTACAAAAACGAAACCtcttatagaaaaaaattgaaggAAAGTTTACGAAGATGTTTCTTCACCCTCAAGCAAACTGTGTTTTCCCCTTTAAAGGTCAAACTTCATTAACTTACCAAAAAAGCAACCATGGTGATCTACTTAAACCACTCGACGTCTCAACATTATTCTCTGACAACCCAAAACAATCAGAGCTATGCTCCGGGAAGATACTCTCTTCAAAAGAATCACAAGTAATCTCCGGCGAAACCCACTGCGAGTAGCCTCTAacattagagcatctccatGGA is part of the Brassica rapa cultivar Chiifu-401-42 chromosome A09, CAAS_Brap_v3.01, whole genome shotgun sequence genome and harbors:
- the LOC103842038 gene encoding auxin-responsive protein IAA30, translating into MGRGRRSSSSSSIESSCKSNPFGGSSSNNTRNLSTDLRLGLSFGSSSGQYYNGGENHEYEVVAAADQEMIMEEEQEEDQNECNSLGSFYVKVNMEGVPIGRKIDLYSLSGYHDLITTLDYMFNASILWAEEEEMCSEKSHVLTYADKEDDWMMVGDVPWEMFLSSVRRLKISRAYHY